One genomic window of Corvus cornix cornix isolate S_Up_H32 chromosome 24, ASM73873v5, whole genome shotgun sequence includes the following:
- the FOXRED1 gene encoding FAD-dependent oxidoreductase domain-containing protein 1 has protein sequence MGQTLRDQLPAAASGGRGWIPPGTHPDPRPPDEADVVVVGGGVVGWSVAYWLKVLEGRRRRHGMRVLVVERDPMYSRASTVLSVGGIRQQFSLRENIQMSRFSASFLRDINEHLGVPNEPPIDIQFQPSGYLFLASPQSAAALEATVQLQRDEGAQVTLLSPTQLKAKFPWINTEDVAVASYGLEDEGWFDPWTLLNAFRRKATSLGVQSCSGEVRAFVTSANHMMPPAPPSARIKYVHIYMPDSLEYQPVACAIVVNAAGAWAGKLLEADGLPRGLCQPPLPIQPRKRYVFSWHCRNGPGLSCPFLIDTSGAYFRRDGFAGNYLGGMSPSEEEEPDPSDLSVDHDYFQEQVWPRLARRVPAFESLRVQGSWAGYYDYNTFDQNAVLGPHPRLENLFLAAGFSGHGLQHSPAAGRAVAELVIKGRYETLDLRRLGWDRLGDGEPLEEHGVV, from the exons ATGGGACAGACCCTGAGGGATCAGCTGCCGGCCGCGGCGAGCGGAGGACGGGGCTGGATCCCCCCGGGAACCCACCCGGACCCCCGGCCCCCCGACGAGGCCgatgtggtggtggtggggggcGGCGTGGTGGGCTGGTCCGTGGCCTACTGGCTGAAGGTGCTGGagggccggcggcggcggcacgGAATGAGGGTGCTCGTGGTGGAGCGGGACCCCATG TATTCCAGAGCCTCCACGGTGCTGTCGGTGGGGGGGATCCGGCAGCAGTTTTCCCTCCGGGAAAATATCCAAATGTCCCGTTTCTCTGCCAGCTTCCTCCGCGACATCAAT GAGCACCTTGGGGTGCCGAATGAGCCCCCCATCGacatccagttccagccctcGGGATATCTGTTCCTGGCATCCCCCCAGAGCGCTGCCGCGCTGGAGGCCACTGTCCAGCTCCAGAG GGACGAAGGGGCACAGGTGACCCTGCTGTCCCCCACCCAGCTGAAGGCGAAATTCCCCTGGATAAACACGGAGGATGTGGCTGTGGCATCCTATG GTCTGGAGGATGAAGGCTGGTTCGACCCCTGGACCCTCCTCAACGCTTTCCGGCGCAAAGCCACATCCCTGGGGGTCCAGAGCTGCTCCGGGGAGGTGCGAG CTTTTGTCACCTCGGCCAACCACATGATGCCACCAGCACCGCCGTCGGCACGCATCAAATACGTCCAT ATCTACATGCCAGACAGCCTGGAATACCAGCCGGTCGCCTGTGCCATCGTGGTCAATGCTGCAGGTGCCtgggctgggaagctgctggaggCGGACGGGCTGCCcagggggctgtgccagccccccCTGCCCATCCAGCCCAGGAAGAG GTATGTGTTCTCCTGGCACTGCCGCAATGGCCCTGgcctctcctgccccttcctcaTCGACACCTCCGGTGCTTATTTCCGTCGGGACGGCTTCGCTGGGAACTACCTGGGCGGGATGAGCCCCTCTGAG GAGGAAGAGCCAGATCCCAGCGATCTCTCGGTGGATCATGATTATTTCCAGGAGCAGGTCTGGCCCCGGCTGGCTCGGCGGGTCCCGGCTTTCGAATCCCTGCGGGTCCAGGGCTCTTGGGCGGGATACTACGACTACAACACCTTTGACCAGAACGCGGTGCTGGGCCCGCACCCCCGGCTGGAAAACCTGTTTCTGGCCGCGGGTTTTAGTGGCCACGGGCTCCAACACTCGCCAGCTGCCGGCAGGGCCGTGGCTGAGCTGGTGATCAAGGGCCGCTACGAGACCCTGGATCTGCGGAGGCTGGggtgggacaggctgggggatggGGAGCCGCTGGAGGAGCACGGCGTGGTTTga
- the SRPRA gene encoding signal recognition particle receptor subunit alpha — protein sequence MLDFFTIFSKGGLVLWCFQGVRGPAATAPVNALIRSVLLQERGGNNSFTHEALTLKYKLDNQFELVFVVGFQKILTLTYVDKLIDDVHKEFRDKYRNEFQQKGALGLLNGTFDFKDDFMRLLRDAEESSKVRAPTVMKTFEQSLKSQKTVKCMIETRGEKLKEKVKSKKNKGSKKDGTEAVAAPSKASAGDKQLSAAGDKEELTKDEILQKNREEFFRRHMKAGEKSRSPKPDAQKEKGKKPRVWDLGNSNAKVLDYSNSATNGSAEACPVEEFDPDMALGDKNREPGRLYDLEYESDDEAEEEKVVQNPSKPSAKKGGLGGMFGMLKGLVGSKSLTREDMDPVLEKMKDHLIAKNVAAEIAVQLCESVAKKLEGKVMGTFTTVTSTVKQALQEALVQILQPQRRVDVLRDVMDAQRHRRPYVVTFCGVNGVGKSTNLAKISFWLIENGFSVLIAACDTFRAGAVEQLRTHTRRLNALHPPESHGGRTMVQLYEKGYGKDAAGIAMEAISYARNQGFDVVLVDTAGRMQDNAPLMTALAKLIAVNAPDLVLFVGEALVGNEAVDQLVKFNKALADHSMAQTPRLIDGIVLTKFDTIDDKVGAAISMTYITSKPIVFVGTGQTYCDLRSLNAKAVVAALMKA from the exons atGCTCGACTTCTTCACCATCTTCAGCAAGGGCGGCCTCGTCCTCTGGTGCTTCCAGGGCGTGCGCGGGCCCGCCGCCACTGCCCCCGTCAACGCCCTCATCCGCTCCGTCCTCCTGCAG GAGAGAGGTGGCAACAACTCCTTCACCCATGAAGCCCTCACGCTTAAGTACAAACTGGACAACCAGTTTGAGCTGGTGTTTGTG GTGGGCTTCCAGAAGATCCTGACTCTAACCTACGTGGACAAGTTGATAGACGACGTCCATAAGGAGTTCCGAGACAAATACCGCAACGAGTTCCAGCAGAAGGGCGCCCTGGGCCTCCTAAATGGCACCTTTGATTTTAAAGATGACTTCATGCGCCTCCTCCG ggatgcagaggaaagcagcaaagtCCGAGCTCCCACGGTAATGAAGACGTTTGAGCAGTCTCTGAAATCCCAGAAGACTGTCAAGTGTATGATTGAAACCCGAGGGGAGAAACTAAAGGAGAAGGTCAAGAGCAAGAAGAACAAAGGTTCCAAAAAGGATG GAACTGAAGCTGTGGCAGCGCCCAGTAAAGCATCTGCGGGTGACAAGCAGCTCTCGGCAGCAGGGGACAAGGAGGAACTGACCAAGGATGAAATCCTGCAGAAGAACCGGGAGGAATTCTTCAGGAGACACATGAAAGCTGGGGAGAAGTCCAG ATCTCCAAAGCCCGACGCacagaaggagaaggggaagaagcCCCGGGTGTGGGATCTGGGGAACTCTAATGCCAAAGTACTCGATTACAGTAATTCTGCTACCAACGGCAGCGCGGAGGCTTGTCCCGTGGAGGAGTTTGACCCCGACATG GCCCTGGGGGACAAAAATCGGGAGCCCGGCCGCCTTTATGACCTGGAGTATGAGAGCGATGATGAAGCTGAAGAGGAGAAAGTTGTCCAGAACCCTTCGAAACCCAG TGCGAAGAAGGGTGGCCTGGGGGGCATGTTTGGCATGCTGAAGGGCCTGGTGGGTTCCAAGAGCTTGACAAGAGAGGACATGGACCCCGTGCTGGAGAAGATGAAGGATCACTTGATTG CTAAAAATGTGGCAGCTGAGATTGCAGTGCAGCTCTGTGAATCTGTGGCCAAGAAACTGGAAGGGAAGGTGATGGGAACGTTCACCA CGGTAACCTCGACGGTGAAGCAGGCGCTGCAGGAGGCCCTGGTGCAGATCCTGCAGCCCCAGCGCCGTGTGGACGTCCTCCGTGATGTCATGGATGCCCAGCGCCATCGCCGGCCCTACGTCGTAACCTTTTGCGGCGTCAACGGTGTCGGGAAGTCCACCAACCTGGCCAAG ATCTCGTTCTGGCTCATCGAGAACGGCTTCAGCGTCCTCATCGCCGCGTGTGACACGTTCCGTGCGGGAGCGGTGGAGCAGCTGCGCACCCACACCCGCCGCCTCAACGCGCTGCACCCTCCGGAGAGCCACGGCGGGCGCACCATGGTGCAGCTCTACGAGAAGGGCTACGGCAAGGACGCTGCGGGCATCGCCATGGAGGCCATCTCCTATG CTCGGAACCAGGGCTTTGATGTGGTGCTGGTGGACACGGCGGGCCGCATGCAGGACAACGCGCCCCTGATGACCGCTCTGGCCAAACTCATCGCTGTCAACGCTCCTGACCTGGTCCTGTTCGTTGGGGAAGCACTGGTGGGAAATGAGGCTGTGGATCAGCTG gtCAAGTTCAACAAGGCCCTGGCTGATCACTCCATGGCCCAGACACCACGGCTCATTGATGGCATCGTCCTCACCAAGTTCGATACCATTGATGACAAG GTGGGAGCCGCCATCTCTATGACCTACATCACGAGCAAGCCCATCGTTTTCGTTGGTACTGGACAAACCTACTGTGATCTGCGAAGCCTTAATGCCAAGGCCGTGGTCGCAGCGCTCATGAAGGCCTAA
- the FAM118B gene encoding protein FAM118B isoform X2, which translates to MASTVSLDKETLLEDGMPPAKKPRKLLPSLKTKKPRELVLVIGTGISAAVAPQVPALKSWKGLIQALLDAAIDFDLLEDEESKRFQKCLHEDKNLVHVAHDLIQKLSPRTSNVRSTFFKDCLYEVFDDLESKMEDSGKQLLQSVLHLMENGALVLTTNFDNLLELYAAHQGKHLESLDLTDEKKVLEWAQEKRKLSVLHIHGVYTNPSGIVLHPAGYQNVLRNTEVMREIQKLYENKSFLFLGCGWTVDDTTFQALFLEAVKHKSDLEHFMLVRRGDVDEFKKLRENMLDKGIKVISYGDEYADLPEYFERLTSEIAMRGRTGMPKEGQQLNGSAAAHAEVKGFQPLLPRRMQPLSLSPAQALSHGRGRPKPGQQPSGRPEPITVPLLSSTEPGPFRQGRGQDRASTDEHLV; encoded by the exons ATGGCTTCTACGGTGAGCCTGGACAAGGAAACGTTATTGGAAGATGGAATGCCACCTGCAAAAAAGCCCAG GAAGCTGTTGCCAAGCCTCAAAACCAAGAAGCCTCGGGAGCTTGTTTTGGTGATTGGAACAGGAATTAGTGCTGCAGTTGCTCCCCAGGTCCCAGCGCTGAAGTCTTGGAAGGGGCTGATTCAGGCCCTCCTAGATGCTGCTATTGACTTTGATCTCCTGGAAGATGAAGAGAGCAAACGGTTCCAGAAGTGTCTTCATGAAGACAAGAACCTGGTTCATGTTGCCCACGACCTTATCCAGAAGCTGTCTCCG CGCACAAGCAACGTTCGCTCAACCTTTTTCAAGGACTGTTTATACGAGGTGTTTGATGACCTGGAATCCAAAATGGAAGattctgggaagcagctgcttcagTCTGTGCTTCACTTGATGGAAAACGGGGCCCTTGTGTTAACCACAAACTTCGATAACCTGCTGGAGCTGTACGCAGCACACCAGGGGAAGCACCTTGAGTCTCTTGACCTGACTGATGAAAAGAAG GTGCTGGAGTGGGCACAAGAGAAGAGGAAGCTCAGTGTCCTGCACATCCACGGCGTCTACACCAACCCCAGCGGCATCGTGCTGCACCCGGCCGGCTACCAGAACGTGCTGCGCAACACCGAGGTCATG CGAGAGATTCAGAAGCTGTATGAAAATAAGTCCTTCCTCTTCTTGGGCTGTGGTTGGACAGTTGATGACACCACGTTTCAGGCCCTGTTTTTAGAGGCTGTCAAGCACAAGTCAGACCTGGAGCACTTCATGCTGGTGCGGAGGGGAGATGTGGATGAGTTCAAGAAGCTCCGTGAGAACATGCTGGACAAAGGGATCAAAGTGATTTCCTACGGAGACGAATACGCCGACTTGCCCGAGTACTTTGAGCGGCTGACGAGCGAGATTGCCATGCGGGGCCGCACAG gTATGCCCAAGGAGGGGCAGCAGCTGAacggctctgctgctgcccacgctgAGGTAAAAG GTTTTCAGCCTTTGCTTCCACGCAGGATGCAGCCCCTGagcctcagccctgcccaggcccTGAGCCATGGCAGGGGCAGGCCCAAGCCAGGCCAGCAGCCCTCAGGGAGGCCGGAGCCCATCACTGTCCCACTGCTGTCCAGCACCGAGCCAGGACCCTTTCGGCAGGGAAGAGGCCAGGACAGAGCCTCCACAGATGAACACCTGGTCTAA
- the FAM118B gene encoding protein FAM118B isoform X1: MASTVSLDKETLLEDGMPPAKKPRKLLPSLKTKKPRELVLVIGTGISAAVAPQVPALKSWKGLIQALLDAAIDFDLLEDEESKRFQKCLHEDKNLVHVAHDLIQKLSPRTSNVRSTFFKDCLYEVFDDLESKMEDSGKQLLQSVLHLMENGALVLTTNFDNLLELYAAHQGKHLESLDLTDEKKVLEWAQEKRKLSVLHIHGVYTNPSGIVLHPAGYQNVLRNTEVMREIQKLYENKSFLFLGCGWTVDDTTFQALFLEAVKHKSDLEHFMLVRRGDVDEFKKLRENMLDKGIKVISYGDEYADLPEYFERLTSEIAMRGRTGMPKEGQQLNGSAAAHAEVKGKEGSLEPRGFTLCSSLESQAGFQPLLPRRMQPLSLSPAQALSHGRGRPKPGQQPSGRPEPITVPLLSSTEPGPFRQGRGQDRASTDEHLV, translated from the exons ATGGCTTCTACGGTGAGCCTGGACAAGGAAACGTTATTGGAAGATGGAATGCCACCTGCAAAAAAGCCCAG GAAGCTGTTGCCAAGCCTCAAAACCAAGAAGCCTCGGGAGCTTGTTTTGGTGATTGGAACAGGAATTAGTGCTGCAGTTGCTCCCCAGGTCCCAGCGCTGAAGTCTTGGAAGGGGCTGATTCAGGCCCTCCTAGATGCTGCTATTGACTTTGATCTCCTGGAAGATGAAGAGAGCAAACGGTTCCAGAAGTGTCTTCATGAAGACAAGAACCTGGTTCATGTTGCCCACGACCTTATCCAGAAGCTGTCTCCG CGCACAAGCAACGTTCGCTCAACCTTTTTCAAGGACTGTTTATACGAGGTGTTTGATGACCTGGAATCCAAAATGGAAGattctgggaagcagctgcttcagTCTGTGCTTCACTTGATGGAAAACGGGGCCCTTGTGTTAACCACAAACTTCGATAACCTGCTGGAGCTGTACGCAGCACACCAGGGGAAGCACCTTGAGTCTCTTGACCTGACTGATGAAAAGAAG GTGCTGGAGTGGGCACAAGAGAAGAGGAAGCTCAGTGTCCTGCACATCCACGGCGTCTACACCAACCCCAGCGGCATCGTGCTGCACCCGGCCGGCTACCAGAACGTGCTGCGCAACACCGAGGTCATG CGAGAGATTCAGAAGCTGTATGAAAATAAGTCCTTCCTCTTCTTGGGCTGTGGTTGGACAGTTGATGACACCACGTTTCAGGCCCTGTTTTTAGAGGCTGTCAAGCACAAGTCAGACCTGGAGCACTTCATGCTGGTGCGGAGGGGAGATGTGGATGAGTTCAAGAAGCTCCGTGAGAACATGCTGGACAAAGGGATCAAAGTGATTTCCTACGGAGACGAATACGCCGACTTGCCCGAGTACTTTGAGCGGCTGACGAGCGAGATTGCCATGCGGGGCCGCACAG gTATGCCCAAGGAGGGGCAGCAGCTGAacggctctgctgctgcccacgctgAGGTAAAAGGTAAGGAAGGCTCTCTGGAGCCAAGAGGCTTCACCCTGTGCAGCTCCCTGGAGTCCCAGGCAGGTTTTCAGCCTTTGCTTCCACGCAGGATGCAGCCCCTGagcctcagccctgcccaggcccTGAGCCATGGCAGGGGCAGGCCCAAGCCAGGCCAGCAGCCCTCAGGGAGGCCGGAGCCCATCACTGTCCCACTGCTGTCCAGCACCGAGCCAGGACCCTTTCGGCAGGGAAGAGGCCAGGACAGAGCCTCCACAGATGAACACCTGGTCTAA
- the FAM118B gene encoding protein FAM118B isoform X3: MASTVSLDKETLLEDGMPPAKKPRKLLPSLKTKKPRELVLVIGTGISAAVAPQVPALKSWKGLIQALLDAAIDFDLLEDEESKRFQKCLHEDKNLVHVAHDLIQKLSPRTSNVRSTFFKDCLYEVFDDLESKMEDSGKQLLQSVLHLMENGALVLTTNFDNLLELYAAHQGKHLESLDLTDEKKVLEWAQEKRKLSVLHIHGVYTNPSGIVLHPAGYQNVLRNTEVMREIQKLYENKSFLFLGCGWTVDDTTFQALFLEAVKHKSDLEHFMLVRRGDVDEFKKLRENMLDKGIKVISYGDEYADLPEYFERLTSEIAMRGRTGMPKEGQQLNGSAAAHAEVKAFASTQDAAPEPQPCPGPEPWQGQAQARPAALREAGAHHCPTAVQHRARTLSAGKRPGQSLHR; the protein is encoded by the exons ATGGCTTCTACGGTGAGCCTGGACAAGGAAACGTTATTGGAAGATGGAATGCCACCTGCAAAAAAGCCCAG GAAGCTGTTGCCAAGCCTCAAAACCAAGAAGCCTCGGGAGCTTGTTTTGGTGATTGGAACAGGAATTAGTGCTGCAGTTGCTCCCCAGGTCCCAGCGCTGAAGTCTTGGAAGGGGCTGATTCAGGCCCTCCTAGATGCTGCTATTGACTTTGATCTCCTGGAAGATGAAGAGAGCAAACGGTTCCAGAAGTGTCTTCATGAAGACAAGAACCTGGTTCATGTTGCCCACGACCTTATCCAGAAGCTGTCTCCG CGCACAAGCAACGTTCGCTCAACCTTTTTCAAGGACTGTTTATACGAGGTGTTTGATGACCTGGAATCCAAAATGGAAGattctgggaagcagctgcttcagTCTGTGCTTCACTTGATGGAAAACGGGGCCCTTGTGTTAACCACAAACTTCGATAACCTGCTGGAGCTGTACGCAGCACACCAGGGGAAGCACCTTGAGTCTCTTGACCTGACTGATGAAAAGAAG GTGCTGGAGTGGGCACAAGAGAAGAGGAAGCTCAGTGTCCTGCACATCCACGGCGTCTACACCAACCCCAGCGGCATCGTGCTGCACCCGGCCGGCTACCAGAACGTGCTGCGCAACACCGAGGTCATG CGAGAGATTCAGAAGCTGTATGAAAATAAGTCCTTCCTCTTCTTGGGCTGTGGTTGGACAGTTGATGACACCACGTTTCAGGCCCTGTTTTTAGAGGCTGTCAAGCACAAGTCAGACCTGGAGCACTTCATGCTGGTGCGGAGGGGAGATGTGGATGAGTTCAAGAAGCTCCGTGAGAACATGCTGGACAAAGGGATCAAAGTGATTTCCTACGGAGACGAATACGCCGACTTGCCCGAGTACTTTGAGCGGCTGACGAGCGAGATTGCCATGCGGGGCCGCACAG gTATGCCCAAGGAGGGGCAGCAGCTGAacggctctgctgctgcccacgctgAGGTAAAAG CCTTTGCTTCCACGCAGGATGCAGCCCCTGagcctcagccctgcccaggcccTGAGCCATGGCAGGGGCAGGCCCAAGCCAGGCCAGCAGCCCTCAGGGAGGCCGGAGCCCATCACTGTCCCACTGCTGTCCAGCACCGAGCCAGGACCCTTTCGGCAGGGAAGAGGCCAGGACAGAGCCTCCACAGATGA
- the FAM118B gene encoding protein FAM118B isoform X4, with amino-acid sequence MASTVSLDKETLLEDGMPPAKKPRKLLPSLKTKKPRELVLVIGTGISAAVAPQVPALKSWKGLIQALLDAAIDFDLLEDEESKRFQKCLHEDKNLVHVAHDLIQKLSPRTSNVRSTFFKDCLYEVFDDLESKMEDSGKQLLQSVLHLMENGALVLTTNFDNLLELYAAHQGKHLESLDLTDEKKVLEWAQEKRKLSVLHIHGVYTNPSGIVLHPAGYQNVLRNTEVMREIQKLYENKSFLFLGCGWTVDDTTFQALFLEAVKHKSDLEHFMLVRRGDVDEFKKLRENMLDKGIKVISYGDEYADLPEYFERLTSEIAMRGRTGMPKEGQQLNGSAAAHAEVKGCSP; translated from the exons ATGGCTTCTACGGTGAGCCTGGACAAGGAAACGTTATTGGAAGATGGAATGCCACCTGCAAAAAAGCCCAG GAAGCTGTTGCCAAGCCTCAAAACCAAGAAGCCTCGGGAGCTTGTTTTGGTGATTGGAACAGGAATTAGTGCTGCAGTTGCTCCCCAGGTCCCAGCGCTGAAGTCTTGGAAGGGGCTGATTCAGGCCCTCCTAGATGCTGCTATTGACTTTGATCTCCTGGAAGATGAAGAGAGCAAACGGTTCCAGAAGTGTCTTCATGAAGACAAGAACCTGGTTCATGTTGCCCACGACCTTATCCAGAAGCTGTCTCCG CGCACAAGCAACGTTCGCTCAACCTTTTTCAAGGACTGTTTATACGAGGTGTTTGATGACCTGGAATCCAAAATGGAAGattctgggaagcagctgcttcagTCTGTGCTTCACTTGATGGAAAACGGGGCCCTTGTGTTAACCACAAACTTCGATAACCTGCTGGAGCTGTACGCAGCACACCAGGGGAAGCACCTTGAGTCTCTTGACCTGACTGATGAAAAGAAG GTGCTGGAGTGGGCACAAGAGAAGAGGAAGCTCAGTGTCCTGCACATCCACGGCGTCTACACCAACCCCAGCGGCATCGTGCTGCACCCGGCCGGCTACCAGAACGTGCTGCGCAACACCGAGGTCATG CGAGAGATTCAGAAGCTGTATGAAAATAAGTCCTTCCTCTTCTTGGGCTGTGGTTGGACAGTTGATGACACCACGTTTCAGGCCCTGTTTTTAGAGGCTGTCAAGCACAAGTCAGACCTGGAGCACTTCATGCTGGTGCGGAGGGGAGATGTGGATGAGTTCAAGAAGCTCCGTGAGAACATGCTGGACAAAGGGATCAAAGTGATTTCCTACGGAGACGAATACGCCGACTTGCCCGAGTACTTTGAGCGGCTGACGAGCGAGATTGCCATGCGGGGCCGCACAG gTATGCCCAAGGAGGGGCAGCAGCTGAacggctctgctgctgcccacgctgAGGTAAAAG GATGCAGCCCCTGa